A genomic segment from uncultured Desulfuromonas sp. encodes:
- the serA gene encoding phosphoglycerate dehydrogenase has translation MQVLISDNFSSAGLKLFEEAEGISADYQPGITRDKLLEIIPHYDALVVRGGTTVSKAIIEAGQRLKIIARAGIGVENIDMEAANSQGIVITNTPLGSTTTIAEHAIAMMLSLARLIPPAHQSMSQGKWLPGNFLGSDINGKTLGVIGGGKIGRRVIEYARGLHMHVNLYDPYLSEEVITRLGASKVSLEELLAAADFISLHLPLTLETEHILNADTFSRVKPGCRLINCALGGLINESDLVEALNNGTLAGAALDTFATEPPAPDNPLLHMENVICTPHLRAATVDAQTNVTVQAAQQVIDFLTDSTVRNALNVPSISVDHLEAMRPYLDMAERMGLFLAQMLRMPFNSIMIEYSGDLTTHPMEPLTMTILKGLLTPIIGARVNYVNAPHVVRERGITVTETRRNVADGFSNMIQLTVSGDQGQQSVRGAIFNNQECRIIGVDDYAIETIPSGHLLVVRNQDRPGVIALLGRLLADAGINVALMNLSRRKTSGDAMCLVTVDHKIPEQVMEELRQSDSILSAVQIDLP, from the coding sequence TTGCAAGTTCTCATTTCCGACAACTTTTCTTCAGCAGGGTTAAAGCTTTTCGAAGAGGCTGAAGGGATATCTGCAGACTACCAGCCCGGAATCACTCGTGACAAACTTTTGGAAATTATTCCCCATTATGATGCTCTCGTTGTGCGGGGCGGTACAACCGTCAGTAAAGCGATTATTGAAGCTGGACAACGGCTAAAAATCATTGCTCGGGCCGGTATTGGTGTTGAAAATATCGACATGGAAGCAGCCAATTCCCAGGGAATCGTCATCACCAATACACCACTGGGAAGTACAACAACTATTGCAGAACATGCGATCGCCATGATGTTGTCCCTGGCTCGTCTGATCCCGCCAGCGCACCAATCCATGTCGCAGGGCAAATGGCTTCCGGGTAATTTTCTTGGTTCAGATATCAACGGCAAAACCCTCGGCGTTATCGGTGGAGGGAAAATCGGTCGCCGGGTTATTGAATATGCCCGCGGTTTACATATGCATGTCAACCTCTACGACCCGTACCTGTCCGAAGAGGTGATTACCCGCTTAGGAGCCAGTAAGGTTTCACTTGAAGAGCTTCTCGCCGCGGCAGACTTCATCTCACTTCATTTACCGTTGACCCTGGAGACGGAACACATCCTTAACGCAGACACGTTCTCCAGGGTTAAACCGGGCTGTCGCCTTATCAACTGTGCCCTTGGTGGCCTGATCAACGAAAGCGACCTGGTTGAAGCTCTGAACAACGGTACGTTAGCCGGAGCAGCGCTGGATACCTTTGCAACCGAGCCCCCGGCGCCAGACAATCCATTGCTCCACATGGAAAACGTTATCTGCACACCACATCTCCGTGCCGCGACTGTTGATGCCCAAACCAATGTCACTGTTCAAGCCGCTCAACAAGTTATAGACTTTCTTACGGATTCAACAGTACGTAACGCCTTGAATGTTCCATCAATCAGCGTTGACCATCTTGAAGCCATGCGTCCGTACCTTGACATGGCTGAGCGGATGGGATTATTTCTCGCTCAAATGCTGAGAATGCCGTTTAATTCCATCATGATTGAATACAGTGGAGATTTGACAACCCATCCGATGGAACCGCTCACCATGACCATCCTCAAAGGATTGTTGACACCCATCATTGGTGCACGGGTTAATTATGTCAACGCTCCCCATGTCGTTCGTGAGCGTGGCATCACGGTGACTGAAACGCGGAGAAATGTTGCCGACGGCTTCTCGAACATGATACAGTTGACCGTTTCGGGCGACCAGGGCCAGCAATCGGTCCGAGGAGCCATATTTAACAATCAGGAATGCCGGATTATCGGTGTCGATGATTACGCGATAGAAACGATTCCAAGCGGCCATCTTCTGGTCGTACGCAACCAGGATCGCCCGGGAGTCATTGCCCTGTTAGGCCGCTTACTGGCAGATGCGGGAATCAATGTCGCGTTGATGAATCTATCACGACGTAAGACAAGCGGAGACGCCATGTGCCTGGTAACCGTTGATCATAAGATCCCGGAACAAGTCATGGAAGAGTTGCGACAAAGCGACAGCATTCTGTCTGCTGTGCAAATTGATCTCCCGTAA
- a CDS encoding adenylosuccinate synthase, with product MANVVIVGAQWGDEGKGKVVDIYTENADAVVRYQGGNNAGHTLVVGDQKTVLHLIPSGILHEGKRCIIGNGVVLDPKVFIEEIEGLKKKGYMTDDSQLIIDRNVHIIMPYHKKIDIARESKPGERRIGTTGRGIGPTYEDKVGRRGIRLSDLVCPTIFAQKVKEILPEKNFLLEHFLKDAPLDEQQILDEYNAYGEVLKKYMGNSSLLLDSCRKNGQNILFEGAQGSLLDVDHGTYPYVTSSSTCAGGAATGSGFGPRFINEVIGISKAYVTRVGEGPFPTELHDEMGETLRKAGSEFGATTGRPRRTGWFDAVALREAVRTNGLTGLAITKLDVLDELDAIKVCTAYSYQGELLEEFPQDANVLKECKPVYEEVEGWKCSINSATTYEELPAKVKDYLKKIEEITGCPVVLASVGPRRDQTIQLRNPFA from the coding sequence ATGGCTAACGTAGTAATTGTTGGTGCCCAATGGGGCGATGAAGGCAAAGGCAAGGTTGTTGACATTTACACTGAAAATGCTGATGCCGTCGTCCGCTACCAGGGAGGCAACAATGCTGGCCACACACTCGTGGTTGGCGATCAAAAAACAGTTCTCCATCTGATCCCTTCCGGCATCCTTCACGAAGGGAAACGCTGTATTATCGGCAACGGCGTCGTTCTTGACCCCAAAGTTTTCATTGAAGAGATCGAAGGGTTGAAGAAAAAAGGCTATATGACCGATGATTCTCAGCTGATCATTGACCGTAATGTGCACATCATCATGCCTTACCACAAAAAAATTGATATTGCGCGTGAGAGCAAGCCGGGTGAGCGCCGTATCGGCACAACAGGTCGTGGCATCGGCCCCACCTATGAAGACAAAGTCGGTCGCCGCGGAATTCGTTTGTCGGACCTGGTTTGCCCAACTATCTTTGCTCAGAAAGTCAAAGAGATCCTGCCGGAGAAGAACTTCTTACTGGAGCATTTCCTCAAAGACGCTCCTCTCGATGAGCAGCAGATTCTTGACGAATACAACGCCTATGGCGAAGTCCTCAAAAAATATATGGGCAACTCGTCTTTGCTGCTCGATTCCTGTCGCAAAAACGGACAAAATATCCTGTTCGAGGGTGCCCAGGGAAGTTTGCTGGATGTTGATCATGGTACGTATCCATACGTTACATCCTCGTCCACCTGTGCTGGTGGTGCTGCTACCGGTAGTGGTTTCGGCCCCCGTTTCATCAATGAAGTAATTGGCATCTCCAAAGCCTATGTCACTCGCGTTGGCGAAGGACCTTTTCCAACAGAGCTGCATGATGAAATGGGTGAGACCCTGCGCAAAGCCGGATCAGAGTTTGGTGCCACGACTGGCCGTCCGCGTCGTACTGGCTGGTTTGATGCCGTTGCCTTGAGAGAAGCTGTTCGCACCAATGGTCTTACTGGACTGGCCATCACCAAGCTAGACGTTCTTGACGAACTTGATGCCATCAAAGTGTGTACAGCGTATTCCTATCAAGGTGAACTTCTTGAGGAATTCCCCCAGGACGCAAATGTTCTCAAAGAATGCAAGCCGGTTTATGAAGAAGTTGAAGGCTGGAAATGTTCGATCAACTCAGCAACGACCTACGAGGAGCTACCCGCGAAGGTTAAAGACTATCTGAAGAAAATTGAGGAAATCACCGGCTGTCCGGTTGTTCTGGCATCCGTTGGACCGCGTCGTGATCAAACCATTCAACTGCGCAACCCATTTGCCTGA
- the feoB gene encoding ferrous iron transport protein B — protein sequence MNACHVAFAGNPNAGKTTLFNNVTGSRQHVGNYPGITVERKEGVFLHQNTQLNIVDLPGCYSLTAYTQEELVARQVLVEERPDLVVNVVDATKLERHLYLTLQFMELGAPILLALNMMDDVRHKGMSIDLEKLSQGLGCPVVGTVARTGEGKPELLDKITLAASNHANWQSLQISYGPDIDPALDQLVALIEQHHFLTDRYPARWLAIKYLEDDEQIVDHGQQANKVLADEISSIVDSLRDHCTKTLNSFPEAIIADYRYGFIHSLLKQGIVTYPEDVERLDLTDNMDKVLTHKVFGPLLMMALLYLMFQVTFTLGDYPLRALEFLFSWLGNTVASWLPDGYLQSLIVSGVIDGVGGVLSFVPLIVIMFIMIAFLEDCGYMARVAYMMDKIFRTFGLHGSSVMPFIISGGIAGGCAVPGVMAARTLRSPREKLATILTAPFMPCGAKIPVFLLLIGAFFSEYRPLIMFAITLTAWTMALLVARLLRSTLIRGESTPFVMELPPYRWPTLQGIVIHTWERTWEYIKKAGTVILAISILLWLAMTFPTPPAAQIQAYETQHKQLVSQLATADTPEQRAHLHEQIRQLEHNKSLEALKSSAAGQLGQMLEPVSSWAGFNWRTNIALIGGVAAKEVIVSTLGTAYSLGEIDSDSPSSLVDRIAKDGDWNRVGAVSAILFVLLYAPCFVTIVVMARETSWRWACFALFFNTGVAFAFATLVYQVGQVLFLT from the coding sequence ATGAACGCGTGTCATGTCGCCTTCGCAGGCAATCCCAATGCCGGCAAAACAACGCTTTTCAATAACGTGACCGGTTCACGCCAGCATGTCGGCAATTATCCGGGCATCACGGTCGAACGCAAAGAGGGCGTTTTTCTCCATCAGAACACCCAGCTCAACATTGTCGATCTCCCGGGTTGTTATTCATTGACGGCCTACACCCAGGAGGAGTTGGTTGCTCGACAGGTGCTGGTTGAAGAACGCCCCGATCTTGTGGTGAATGTTGTCGACGCAACCAAGCTGGAACGTCATCTTTATCTGACCCTTCAATTCATGGAACTCGGCGCCCCGATTCTTCTGGCATTAAACATGATGGACGATGTCCGCCATAAGGGGATGTCCATTGATCTGGAAAAATTGTCCCAAGGCCTGGGCTGTCCTGTCGTCGGCACGGTTGCCCGTACCGGAGAAGGCAAACCGGAGCTGCTGGACAAAATCACACTGGCAGCGAGCAATCATGCCAACTGGCAGTCACTGCAAATTTCCTACGGCCCGGATATTGATCCGGCTCTTGACCAACTGGTCGCCCTGATCGAGCAACATCATTTTCTGACAGACCGTTATCCGGCACGCTGGCTGGCGATCAAATATCTTGAGGACGATGAACAGATTGTCGATCATGGCCAGCAGGCCAATAAAGTTCTCGCCGATGAAATCTCCTCAATTGTTGACTCACTTCGAGATCACTGCACCAAAACACTGAATTCTTTTCCTGAAGCCATCATTGCCGACTACCGTTATGGCTTTATCCACTCCCTGCTCAAACAGGGAATCGTTACCTATCCAGAAGATGTTGAGCGTCTTGATCTGACGGACAACATGGATAAGGTTTTGACACATAAAGTCTTTGGCCCCCTCCTCATGATGGCCTTACTGTACCTGATGTTCCAGGTTACCTTCACTCTCGGAGATTATCCGCTACGCGCCCTGGAGTTTTTATTTTCCTGGCTCGGCAATACAGTTGCGAGCTGGCTGCCTGATGGCTACCTGCAGTCCCTCATCGTCTCCGGTGTTATCGACGGCGTTGGCGGTGTTCTGAGTTTTGTTCCGCTGATCGTCATCATGTTTATAATGATCGCTTTTCTCGAAGACTGCGGTTACATGGCTCGCGTTGCCTATATGATGGACAAGATTTTCCGCACGTTTGGTTTACACGGTAGTTCGGTGATGCCGTTTATCATTTCCGGTGGCATCGCTGGCGGCTGCGCCGTTCCTGGCGTTATGGCCGCCAGAACGCTCCGCAGCCCGAGAGAAAAGCTGGCAACGATTCTCACGGCGCCATTTATGCCTTGTGGCGCAAAAATACCTGTATTTTTACTCTTGATCGGTGCCTTCTTCTCAGAATACCGGCCACTCATCATGTTTGCCATTACACTTACCGCCTGGACCATGGCCCTACTCGTCGCCCGTCTGCTACGTTCCACGTTAATCCGTGGAGAATCGACACCATTCGTCATGGAATTACCTCCATACCGCTGGCCAACCTTGCAGGGGATCGTCATCCACACGTGGGAACGCACTTGGGAGTACATCAAAAAGGCGGGCACCGTCATCCTGGCGATTTCTATCTTACTATGGTTGGCCATGACGTTTCCGACACCGCCAGCGGCACAAATTCAAGCATACGAGACACAGCATAAACAGCTTGTCAGCCAATTAGCGACAGCTGACACCCCCGAACAAAGGGCTCACCTTCACGAACAGATTCGCCAGCTTGAGCACAACAAAAGCCTTGAAGCACTCAAGTCCTCCGCTGCAGGTCAATTGGGCCAAATGCTCGAACCGGTAAGCTCTTGGGCGGGGTTCAACTGGCGTACCAATATTGCTCTGATCGGTGGTGTTGCAGCAAAAGAAGTGATTGTTTCAACACTGGGAACAGCCTATTCACTGGGGGAAATCGACTCTGACTCACCATCAAGCCTTGTTGACCGCATTGCCAAAGACGGTGACTGGAACCGTGTTGGCGCCGTCAGTGCCATTCTGTTTGTTCTGCTTTATGCACCCTGTTTTGTCACCATTGTCGTCATGGCTCGCGAGACATCATGGCGCTGGGCCTGCTTTGCCCTGTTTTTTAACACGGGCGTTGCATTCGCTTTTGCCACCCTTGTCTATCAGGTCGGACAGGTTCTTTTTCTGACTTAA
- a CDS encoding alpha/beta hydrolase: MKKRLILFPGLAADERMYQDVSCSVCELVTPRLLVPKKKESMQDYARRCRIQLSIGDDDIIGGCSFGSLVASEIVRQQPCRGLILLSGAHSSQSLVSHAGKLNQWAKWIPYPVIRQILVSRPFLERVFGGGLEAHLQLGRSMLIDAPARLVREGGRLAVSYFPDEEIRVPIFALHGALDQVINVPMLPSTTIVEDAGHGLVVSHARKVSQFLDACCLALR, from the coding sequence ATGAAAAAACGGCTTATTTTGTTTCCTGGGTTAGCAGCAGATGAGCGCATGTATCAAGACGTCTCGTGTTCGGTGTGTGAACTGGTTACGCCTCGATTATTGGTGCCCAAGAAAAAAGAAAGCATGCAAGACTACGCCCGGCGCTGCCGAATTCAATTGTCGATTGGCGATGATGATATCATTGGTGGCTGCTCCTTCGGGAGTCTCGTCGCCAGTGAGATTGTGCGCCAGCAGCCTTGTCGTGGCCTGATTCTCCTTAGTGGAGCACACTCATCACAAAGTCTGGTCAGCCATGCCGGAAAGCTCAATCAATGGGCAAAGTGGATTCCCTATCCCGTCATTCGGCAGATCCTTGTCAGTCGTCCATTTCTTGAACGGGTTTTTGGCGGCGGGCTCGAAGCGCATTTGCAGCTGGGACGATCGATGCTGATCGATGCGCCGGCGCGATTAGTTCGTGAAGGCGGCCGACTCGCTGTGAGTTATTTTCCCGATGAAGAGATTCGCGTGCCGATCTTTGCCTTGCATGGTGCGCTGGATCAGGTGATCAATGTACCAATGCTTCCTTCGACGACAATTGTTGAGGATGCTGGACATGGACTGGTTGTCAGCCATGCGAGGAAGGTGTCGCAATTTCTTGACGCGTGTTGCCTTGCCTTGAGGTGA
- a CDS encoding CoA-binding protein: MDAIETFLAAEYYAVAGASTNRDKYGNKVLRCYLQNNKKVTPINPRADEIEGLVCVASVSDLDESVESLSVITPPKITVEVVKQAIEKGIKNIWMQPGAECDEAITLCRKNGINVIADGSCLLVVLHYHEH, from the coding sequence ATGGACGCAATTGAAACATTTCTTGCCGCTGAATACTATGCCGTCGCCGGAGCTTCAACAAACCGAGATAAATATGGCAACAAAGTCCTGCGCTGCTATCTTCAAAACAACAAAAAGGTCACCCCGATCAATCCCCGGGCTGACGAAATAGAGGGTCTTGTTTGTGTTGCGAGCGTTTCTGATCTCGACGAGTCAGTTGAAAGCTTGTCTGTCATCACTCCGCCAAAAATTACTGTTGAGGTAGTGAAACAAGCCATCGAAAAGGGAATTAAAAACATCTGGATGCAACCAGGAGCGGAATGCGATGAGGCAATCACTCTCTGTCGTAAAAATGGCATTAATGTCATTGCCGATGGCAGCTGCCTTCTTGTTGTCCTTCATTACCACGAGCACTAA
- the rnhA gene encoding ribonuclease HI, whose product MIEKPYVEIFSDGACRGNPGPGGYGTLLRSGKHIKELSGYDPQTTNNRMELLGAIVGLEALKKPCKVTVTTDSQYVFKGMTEWLSGWKKKGWKNSQKKDVLNRDLWERLDMAAQDHEVTWKWVKGHAGHEENERCDELARSAIDQAESM is encoded by the coding sequence ATGATTGAAAAACCATATGTTGAAATTTTTAGTGATGGTGCCTGTCGAGGAAACCCTGGACCCGGAGGCTACGGAACGTTACTGCGATCTGGAAAGCACATCAAAGAACTGAGCGGTTATGATCCACAGACAACCAATAACCGTATGGAACTTTTAGGTGCCATTGTCGGCCTTGAGGCGCTGAAAAAGCCGTGCAAAGTTACGGTAACGACGGATTCTCAGTATGTATTCAAGGGCATGACTGAATGGCTCTCCGGCTGGAAAAAGAAGGGCTGGAAAAACTCTCAAAAAAAAGACGTTCTCAACCGTGATCTTTGGGAGCGGCTTGACATGGCCGCTCAGGACCATGAAGTCACCTGGAAATGGGTTAAAGGTCATGCGGGGCACGAAGAGAATGAACGCTGTGATGAACTGGCGCGTTCTGCCATCGACCAAGCTGAAAGCATGTAA
- a CDS encoding cold shock domain-containing protein, whose product MAQGSVKWFNDAKGFGFIEQDGGPDVFVHFSAIQSEGFKSLAEGDRVEFEITDGQKGPQAANVIKL is encoded by the coding sequence ATGGCACAAGGTTCAGTTAAATGGTTCAATGATGCAAAAGGTTTTGGTTTCATTGAGCAGGACGGGGGTCCCGACGTTTTTGTTCACTTTTCAGCGATTCAATCTGAGGGCTTTAAGTCTCTTGCCGAAGGTGATCGTGTCGAATTCGAAATCACTGATGGCCAGAAAGGTCCTCAAGCAGCTAACGTCATCAAGCTGTAA
- a CDS encoding 4Fe-4S binding protein, with amino-acid sequence MAYEINDDCTSCGACEDSCPVEAISEGSDRYVIDADTCTDCGACADACPVGAIIEG; translated from the coding sequence ATGGCTTACGAAATTAATGACGATTGCACCAGCTGCGGTGCATGTGAAGACTCTTGCCCGGTAGAAGCTATCTCTGAGGGTTCTGATCGCTACGTAATCGACGCAGACACCTGCACTGACTGTGGTGCTTGTGCTGATGCTTGCCCGGTAGGCGCAATCATCGAAGGCTAA
- a CDS encoding FeoA family protein, with product MSLSIRLLNVHDKATITSVTAPGEMGRRLRDMGLVPGTEIQIIGRAPLKDPVALRLRGFTLTLRNNEADYIHVVKKDSD from the coding sequence ATGAGTTTATCCATACGATTGTTAAATGTTCACGACAAAGCAACCATCACCTCCGTCACGGCACCAGGAGAAATGGGGCGTCGGCTTCGCGACATGGGCCTTGTCCCAGGCACTGAAATCCAAATCATTGGTCGCGCACCGTTGAAAGACCCCGTTGCCTTGCGATTACGCGGCTTCACGTTAACGCTACGCAACAATGAAGCTGATTATATCCATGTCGTCAAGAAAGATTCGGACTGA
- a CDS encoding diguanylate cyclase yields MSIRGRIITMVVLLEVILMITAGVLVFQEHLKREDEVLFYIETSLKNHFLRSANEIDKRYSSRIAGFVRSNPNIVTAFIHGDRETLDRLLSEKIKTLHKEDAFFEGISFAYKDGTIFYHSGNPARIGRNVLHVPFARQSLEAQKPLGGLVLSLSGLAYRYSYPVFSENGYVGIIVLIIQPTKAMSLLRDDFNAESGILVEKGFVDRFENREVTYVGNQILIAAQGDSFNDQDFLEKLPQGTAVEEFKVHGQTYRKFTTLPLRNYRGNGIGNVVTVLNITERCQEFRRSWIKALIIFGSVFLLTVLVLFMGINFFLKQVKRLQSGLESKVAQRTAALQDLNEKLSEEILERERAQQLLQELSERDVLTGIYNRRKFNDYYDVEWSAAKRERRPLSLLMIDIDFFKIYNDRYGHLAGDEALTMVAKGIDACVRRPRDFVARYGGEEFVCLLPEMCQDAAHAMAEKIRQHIEELHYIHEFSQAANVITVSIGVASLIPTEQQAKEELIDQADKALYLAKKKGRNCSEVI; encoded by the coding sequence GTGTCTATACGGGGAAGAATCATCACCATGGTGGTGCTTCTGGAAGTTATTTTGATGATAACGGCTGGAGTGCTTGTTTTCCAAGAGCATCTTAAAAGAGAAGATGAGGTTCTCTTTTATATTGAAACCAGTTTGAAAAATCATTTTCTCCGCAGCGCCAATGAAATCGACAAAAGATATTCAAGCCGAATTGCCGGATTCGTCAGGTCAAATCCAAACATTGTCACGGCATTTATTCATGGTGACAGAGAAACGCTGGATCGTTTGCTCAGTGAGAAAATAAAAACCCTGCATAAGGAAGATGCCTTCTTTGAAGGCATTTCTTTCGCGTATAAAGATGGGACAATTTTTTACCATAGCGGGAATCCGGCAAGAATAGGGCGAAATGTTCTACATGTACCATTCGCCCGCCAAAGCTTGGAAGCGCAAAAACCGTTAGGTGGTTTGGTTCTCTCTCTTTCCGGTTTGGCCTATCGATACAGCTACCCGGTGTTTAGTGAAAATGGCTATGTCGGTATCATTGTGTTAATCATTCAGCCAACAAAGGCCATGAGCCTTTTACGGGATGATTTTAACGCAGAGAGTGGCATTTTGGTTGAAAAGGGATTTGTTGATCGCTTTGAAAACAGAGAAGTGACTTACGTTGGCAACCAAATTTTGATCGCAGCGCAGGGCGATTCATTTAATGACCAGGATTTCCTTGAAAAGCTGCCTCAAGGGACAGCCGTTGAGGAGTTCAAGGTTCATGGACAAACGTATCGAAAGTTTACCACGTTGCCGTTACGAAATTATCGAGGTAACGGCATTGGTAATGTCGTAACTGTTCTGAACATTACAGAAAGGTGCCAAGAATTCAGGCGCTCCTGGATAAAAGCCTTGATCATTTTTGGCAGTGTTTTCTTGCTGACAGTACTTGTCCTGTTTATGGGGATAAATTTCTTCCTCAAACAGGTCAAAAGACTGCAGTCCGGTCTTGAAAGCAAGGTTGCTCAGAGAACTGCTGCATTGCAAGATTTGAACGAGAAATTATCAGAGGAGATTCTCGAGCGAGAACGGGCTCAGCAGTTATTACAGGAATTAAGTGAGAGAGATGTCCTTACGGGGATATACAATCGAAGAAAGTTCAATGATTATTATGACGTCGAATGGAGTGCTGCAAAACGAGAAAGGCGGCCCTTGTCGCTATTGATGATCGATATTGATTTTTTCAAAATATACAATGATCGTTACGGTCATCTGGCAGGAGACGAAGCGCTGACGATGGTAGCTAAAGGGATAGATGCCTGTGTCCGGCGCCCACGGGACTTTGTTGCCCGTTATGGTGGTGAAGAGTTTGTCTGCCTCCTTCCAGAGATGTGTCAAGACGCCGCTCATGCTATGGCAGAGAAGATTCGTCAACATATTGAAGAGCTACACTATATTCATGAATTCTCTCAGGCTGCGAATGTGATTACAGTAAGTATTGGTGTTGCCAGCCTGATTCCGACTGAGCAGCAGGCGAAAGAGGAGTTGATTGATCAGGCTGACAAGGCACTTTATTTGGCAAAAAAGAAAGGGAGAAACTGTTCCGAGGTAATTTAA
- the hisZ gene encoding ATP phosphoribosyltransferase regulatory subunit: protein MKPTVPIEAMIPKGVKDFLPLNAVKIEHLKSCLHDVFKQWGFQPITPPSLEFLDVLEQGLGNDLKETTLRFDDRQSGKLLAFPPDITPQVARIFATRLKEAPLPQRLCYSCRVLRHTEEQAGKDREIFQSGVELIGQEGPQADAEMIAIALECFERLSASEYTIDIGQVEFYRGALSALDLEPQRLIQVQQDILRKDSSGLKQHLETLAISDAQKEEILALPRLFGNREILDQAAAVVTNDRSKRALDDLHSVLKTLEIYDVDHRITVDLGELRGLDYYTGITFQGFLSGYGQAVCLGGRYDNLTAGYGMRAPATGFAFNLLNLLFSMSDQLSQQVKPATDILIYCADNDAAPAHQLARKLRKQGFSVSIEASRSKEEAQMYAVKMNFTYLMTVTATSAQVEVNKLGNDQQSFISLDSLASGQIKL, encoded by the coding sequence ATGAAACCAACAGTACCGATTGAAGCAATGATCCCCAAAGGGGTTAAAGATTTTCTCCCCCTCAATGCCGTAAAAATCGAACACCTTAAAAGCTGTCTGCATGACGTGTTTAAACAATGGGGATTCCAGCCAATCACCCCACCGTCTCTTGAATTTCTGGATGTTCTTGAGCAGGGACTCGGCAACGATCTCAAGGAGACCACACTTCGTTTTGATGACAGACAAAGCGGTAAACTCCTCGCGTTCCCCCCGGACATCACCCCGCAAGTTGCGCGCATCTTTGCGACACGGCTCAAGGAAGCCCCACTGCCTCAACGACTATGTTACTCGTGTCGCGTACTGCGGCACACCGAGGAACAAGCCGGAAAAGATCGAGAAATTTTCCAATCGGGCGTTGAGTTGATTGGTCAAGAGGGTCCACAGGCCGATGCCGAAATGATCGCCATCGCCCTGGAATGTTTTGAGCGCCTTTCTGCGTCCGAATACACGATTGACATTGGTCAGGTTGAATTTTACCGTGGTGCTTTGAGTGCATTGGATCTGGAGCCCCAAAGGCTGATTCAGGTCCAACAGGACATCTTGCGTAAAGACAGCTCAGGGTTGAAACAGCACTTGGAAACCTTGGCAATCAGCGATGCACAGAAGGAAGAGATCCTGGCTTTACCTCGGCTGTTCGGCAATCGAGAGATTCTTGACCAGGCAGCGGCAGTGGTTACGAATGATCGATCCAAACGTGCCCTGGACGATCTTCACAGTGTTTTGAAAACACTGGAGATTTATGATGTAGACCACCGTATCACAGTTGATTTGGGTGAGCTGCGTGGCCTGGACTATTATACCGGCATCACGTTTCAAGGTTTTTTGAGCGGCTATGGACAAGCGGTTTGCCTGGGTGGGCGCTATGATAATCTGACGGCAGGATATGGCATGAGAGCCCCTGCAACCGGTTTCGCGTTCAATCTGCTTAACCTTCTTTTTTCCATGTCAGATCAACTCAGCCAGCAGGTAAAACCGGCAACGGACATTCTGATTTATTGTGCCGATAATGACGCTGCTCCAGCCCATCAGTTGGCACGCAAACTACGCAAACAGGGTTTTTCAGTGAGCATTGAAGCTTCTCGCAGCAAAGAGGAAGCCCAGATGTATGCTGTAAAAATGAACTTTACATATTTAATGACCGTTACAGCCACTTCCGCCCAAGTCGAAGTGAACAAGCTGGGCAACGACCAACAGAGTTTCATCTCTTTGGACAGTCTGGCCAGTGGTCAAATCAAGCTGTAA